From the genome of Carassius auratus strain Wakin chromosome 24, ASM336829v1, whole genome shotgun sequence:
ccaatatttcaattatatctactcaatattttttgtttattttacatagaattacagttgtggtgttttataattttgattatatccaattaattttatttctcatataaagtaattcagttactcagatttacttaatttttttactgacaattactcaatttaaacagtatatttcattgatttcacagctttaaaatttactcaatttttttgagtgtaaaaatgtttcaccaaaaaaattgagtaaataatagttaaactttttacagtgcaggGGAACACCCGTTATAACACCCGTATAACTTCAGACTATGGGGCCAGATTCTGTCATTTATATGCAGATGTAAAAAGGCTAAAAGGAATTTCTAAGACATAAAGCACAAACGATCGTACATGATCCTAAGCAGATGCTACattggtgactttgtttcttcagtagaacacgaacagagatttttttatttttttcacaaaccgttgcagtctgtcagtcttataatggacgTGAATGGgaataagtgcattactgccatctATCTCTCAAGTGAACCATCGACACTCACAATTTTAGTTTTAAGacagtgtcaatggtccacttgagataTAGATGGTGGtgatgcacttataagtctgcaatccaACATTAACCAAGAtgaagaagaagacgcctcagGCTGCTTGAGAACTTGCTCAGGGGGACGCGCTTATGAGAGTTTGAACAGTTTgcacattgcgtgaatcagaggtaaaaattatataaatactgttcagtttcttgcacagactgagcgttttgtgtctttacacatcaatgtatcgtcacgagccgcagggtttaatttggtttagtttgtgtatgtttaagccttgattcccattcacctccattataagactgacagactgaaatggtttgttttaaaaatttctgtttgtgttctactgaagaaaaacaaagtcacctcttggatgccctgggggtaagcagataaacatcaaattttcatttttaggtgaactatccctttaattgtattgatataaacatttttcaaaatatcatcttttgtgttccacagaagaaagaaagccatacaggtttgtaatgacgTCAGTAAttgatgattttcatttttggtttcaCTGTGCAAGttaagtctaaaaaaaaaaacaatatctatGCAACGACAGGAAAACAGATAAGTCTTTTTCTGCTGCTTTGCATGTGTTTACCAGCCACTGAGACCACTAAACCAACCCAACCTCACCACAGGGTGCCCCTTTTAACTCTCAACTAACATAGAAGCAAagtaaatgtttgtttgtgtgtacatgAAGAAGCTCAGATCTTCAATGTGATAAAACAATAAGAAACTATAAACTCCAATTCGGATGAATTCTTGTAAGTTGATTCTTGTCACATTTACTGGTCTTGATTAAAATGTCATACACACTTTAATGTCAATTAGTGCAATTAGGATCTCTTGACACAAAAGCAGTCCATTCCTGTGAATACACAATGTTTGGGAAGCATGTTAATGAGTCAATATTACAGACACGGAAGCAAGAATAATGAAATGTCCCCAGCATGTGTTTTAGACAAACAATGACAAGCAAATGAAAGCAAAAGAGAATTGAAAAGAGGATGTCAATAAACAGTTCATAAGTAATCACCTgccatgataaaaaaaacaaacaaacaaacaaacaaaaaaaaacattacaaattaaatttgtaGACGTTTAATTGGAAACTTAGTTTTTCCTGGTTTCAGAGAATGCCAAGGAGGAATGGAGCAACCTTCAAATTTGACCAGCCTCCACAGTGCTGAGTAAAATCCAGTACAAATAGTCCTCAGGTGGTGATATCTCAACATGCTTCAAAACTATTGATCCTTGTTACTTGTTATTGTGTTTGCCCTCTTTATACTTATATTGTGTTATGATTTGATTATTTAACCCAAATAAATCCTTGAATCTCAAATCTAGGCTGCCTGGAATaatgttgtgaaagtgaaagacCAAACAAGGCTTATGGAATATTAGGTGCTTATGTGAGCCTAATGAACTTTCAGTAGTGATTGTGATTACAGAAGTTCCATTGATACTATAGGTTGGGGGTTTTTCAAAATCCACCTTACCATCGTGGTTTTCTGTTTGAAAGAAACCATATTCTGTATGTCCTTCTAACActcacaaatattatttttatattggaaacaatgaagtgaaagtgacattcagccaagtatggtgacccatactcagaatttgtgctctgcatttaacccatccgaaatgcacacacacagagcagtgaacacacacacacactgtgagcacacacccggagcagtgggcagccatttatgctgcggcgcccggggagcagttgggggttcgatgccttgctcaagggcacctaagtcgtggtattgaaggtggagagagaactgttcatgcactaccgccacccacaattccatccggcccgagactagaacccacaacccttcgattgggagtccgacgctctaaccattaggccacgacttccccgtatGACATGAACCAGATCACATTTTTGTCCTTGCATTGTACCACACATTTGTCTTGTGTTTCAGAGAAGCAGTGGCACTGCAACAGGCAACAGTAGTTTGATTAATTGCCTTTTTGGGGATGGAAAGAGGCTGTGTACCAATTTGGAACCAAATGGAGCAACCTTCACAGACCTGTTAATGAAGGCTATTCTCAACATTTTGTCTGAAATGAACTGATTACCCATCAGTCAGCAAGGTCATTTTAAATCAACAGCCCTTTCTGAATGATGATGCAGTCTCAACAGtctttatgaaaaaatatttccaGCAAGCATAATCTAAAACTGTTTTATTAGAATCTGATTTGTTGTTTGATACAGGCCGGGACAGGTAATATCAAAGCTTGTCGGTCAAGGATCTATTCAGGTGCTTTTGGATGATTTAAAGAAGACACCAGATGAACTTTACTCAGCATGAAGTTCTCTCTTCTTGATCGGCTCGTGAGGATTTATTAACCTAAGCAGGCCAGAGTGCTGAGCTAATGTAATTGTCTAAGCCAAAGTAGCCAAGGAGCAGCATGGCATCTATCATTTCTAATAAAGATGAAAGTCGTTTCCCTTTTCCATCTCTCACTTACAATTCACTCCTAATGAGACTGATTCTCACAAACCTGTAGCAGTATGCATTTCAAATTCAAGTGAGTATAGTCATTTTTGgaggatttaaaagcagaaataatttataataattatataatttataaaagcaCATACAATCTTCAGTTCTATTTGCTGCAAAGCCCTTTTATAGAATTTAAGGTGTTGTACAAATTTGTAAAGTTAATTTAACCTTATACAGAAAAGATTAGTAAGTGATTTCCACTTAAAATCATGTTAACACTCATATTGTTCATATCTTGTGGCTATATTACTGAAACAGTATTTTGTTTATGCACTGgcctcattcacttccattgtaagtgcctcactgtaaaccagatatatttatttatttccttttaaaaaGAGGGACAAgtgaaaattctttttttcttttttgtgataaTCAGTATTATGCTACAAATGCTGTCAATTCTAAAAGCGATTCGTATTCTAAATATTAGTCTTATTATTGCAGGGCTATTGTGTAGTACAgtagctttgcagagatacaggaTACAATAGAGAGTGAAGTTCTGCAGAAACACCATTGTGTCACttacttgtttttaaaaacaacagtaCTTCCTCTATAAAAGATGTGTAACGGTCGAACGCAAGCATACAAAGCTGTGTTGAGTTGACTGCTGCGCTGTACGTATGTTTGACTGATAAGATCACAGCTGCAGTGAAGTGGATGGAGCCCAAGCTCCCAGCTGTTCAGGGCTAAACGACTCACTAATTAGACACAGCAATTATGGCACTTATCTTAGAACTCCAAGGAAATGGAAGTGTTAGGATTGTGGAAAAAGCTTGAGCTTGTAATAGAGCACACACATTAGCTGTGATGTGTGACTCGGAGGCGTTTGTGTGTATGGTGTAACTTCCCTAAATTAGGTGCCAATCTGAATTTGAAAGTGCTTTGCTTGCTTTCAGAATTGAAATGTGAATgacatcatttgaaagctgagatgATAGAAACCATCCAAGGTTTTGTTATATGTgtagtctaaaaaaaaaagaagacccaCAAGTGTCGGAAAGTTAGTTAATTACTACTGTCACACAGGGACATCCCCTAACACAGCCACAGTAACTGAGCTGAGAAAAAACCCACGAGGATGGCAAACAAAACGTACTTTCCAGAAATAACAAGCTTCAGTTACTTTGTGTTCAGTTATCCACATGATCCAAAAAATGtgttcaataaatacatttttagaaaataattaatataaatgtaatatatattttataaaaggcaatgcatttttatttcactcactcttttaaattttataagtGACCAATTTGACATACACAGgtatcaatataataaaataaattcacttttcacgagagaaaagtgttttatgtaattttagtAAGCCTATAGTGTATTTTTAATACTGTAGTTTAGGGAAGAAGACAAACTGTCATTGACCCATATGCAAAAATAAGGGAGGGAGGAAGAAAAAGTagtgtgtctgtgtctttgtgtgtgtgtgtgtgtgtgagagagagagagagagagagagagagagagagagagagagagagagaaagagagcatctAATCGGATTATGGAGGCAGAGTTTTGAAGCGAACTCGTCTATTTCTGTTATCTTCTGCTGGGAATGTCCAGCGCTTCCACCCTCAGTGCTGTTTGTTTGGAAAATCCCAAAATCTGAAAAGTTTCTCAGGAAACAAATTGCGACATTCTGAAGACTGTTTCACATTACATGTAACTGCAAATACTTATTTTCTGCAAATTTCCACATGCGTTTCTGACCGTCGCCGAGTGCTGCCGAGGAACACTGACAGTGGCGTTACAGAGacagaaattattcaaatgagCTGATAAAACGACGGTAAGTTTTGTTGCATGGACACCCACTGCACTTGCTTTGTATATGAGAGTGGAAAATGAAGTCGCGGATACCAAAAAGAAGATTTAAACATCAGTTTGGAGATTAAACGctttttaaaatagcattttgctTGTTTGGTATTTATGATTTTAACGAAGCTAAATGCAGCCGAAGGAGACCAGGAGGTGTTTGATCCGCATGACTTGAGGATTTTATCCTATTGGGGTTAAATGGTTCTGATAACGGACAGCAGGGATGGCGGAGGATCATCTCCAGGAAAAGTTAAACCACTTAAACATGCTAAAAGCGCCCAGATCTGCCCCACTATCGTGGAGGAATCACCTGATCGCTCTGGCGATAACGATTATGATGAATATCTCGGCTCGGTCGAGTTGGACGAGGACTTCGAGGAGTTGGATGACTTCTCGGACCTGCCGGATACCAGGAGCATCGCCTCAGATGACTCGTTTTATCCACCGGACGATGACTTCGCTGACTCGGAGAGAACCCCTTCCCCGGAGAGTCCCGCTCCGCTGTCCTTCTTTCAGGCGTGTTGCAGCAACAACGCGCTCATAGTGAAACTCATGATTAGACAAGGAGTCACGGAGGAGGATGTACAGGAGACGGACAAAAACAATAGAGTAAGTATATCACAAATGAAAGTAGATcacaaattaaatgcataattaaatttggtcacactttacattaggccTACATATGCTATCGATAAAGGAGAAACGTGTGACAGTGTAACGAATCGTTTTATGAGTCGGATCTTTTCATTCAAACAATTTAACAAAACGGGTCTTACTCTGAACGATTCGTTAAcgaattgaattgaatcaggaTTGTGCGACGCGGTCACAGATAGATCTTCTCGAGTTTGTATGACTCCCAATCCAggtaaaagggatagttcaaacaaacaaaaaattgctGGTAATTTGCTCAACTTCAGGATTGCTTAAGTAGAACAGTAGCTAATgtagatttttagctgaaaacatTGTCCGTGGagatttataaaatgtaagtCAATGGTTACACCGGCATCTTATTCATGTGTCAATACCTACCCCTACCCCAAACCTACCCGTCCATGGTTACCCTTACCTCAAACTTACcattaaaacaatgcaaatacatttttataagcaCAATCTGACAAGTAGCTTGTTTCGTCGGTACCCTGGTACTTTGAGAGTTGAAAAAATAAGAGCATATAAGGCAACACAAAATGAATACCCATGGCTACTGGTGCTATATTGAGGTCTTCTGAAGCGAATCGACTGgtatgtgcaagaaactgaacgtAATTTATAACCTTATTAGCCTGTAATCCAAAGCCTTATGTAAATGTCTGATTCTTTTCCAGAAACTGGTTCTTTTGGACTTAATTTCAATAAACTGTCGTGTCCAAAAGTGAGCTTTGATTGAGcaaactctttctttttttttttaagtgacatgacattcagccaagtatggtgacccataatcaGAATTCATGCTTTGAATTTAACCCATCGaaattgcacacacacagctgtgaacacacatccagagcagtgggcagtcatttatgctgcggcacccagggagcatttgggggttcgATGCTTTGCTCAAAGGAACCTGAGTCAGGTTATTGCCgacccgagattcaaacccacaacctagggttaggagtcaatctctttaaccactaggccacgacttcccggtTTCAGAAGGTTTAGTTTGGTGAACTGATTAATCCAGTTCACTAAAAATAACCggttcaaaaaaatgttttgctcatGAACTGGACATCACTCTGGACCATTTGACTAAGGCTAGGAACTACAGGTAATAATCCAGTAAATAATATATTGTCTGTTAGACCTCAATATCGCCAGGAGTCATTACTTTTATATTGCATGATATGCTTTTTTGAGTCTCAaagtgacggtagccattgagtTTCACTTAATGAATCACCAAGGATCAGGTTTCAGCTAAGAAACTTCTTTAttattctactgaagaaaaaaaagtcacattttataTGACCTAAGgatgctaattttcatttttgggtttacTGCTTACTTAACCGAGAACCGTCTAACTTGAACATGTCCAAATCGACTTGTAATTAGTTGATGAGTAAGCTAGTAGTTAAAGCATTTGGAGTCAAATGAGaagaaatgttacaaataaatcgTAGGCCTACTGGAAATGTTATTAATTGTGTGAGTTTTGttaacacacatataaaacagaACAGGTTTAAATAGGTCATTATTATTTGTAGGTTTAtagagtttttacatttttttatagacTTTCGTAAAGAACAAGACGTGTTTCATGATAGTTAAGGATGGGAGCTTACTCAATTATGAACAAGATATGAAGAAAACCCAACACTTCTTGTCTTATTGTGGTGTGAATGTGGTAGAGTTATAAAGTTCCActaacaaaatatcttcaaatgTCAGAAAGTCAGTTAGACAATCAATTTTACATGAACACCAAACACGTGAAGTTTGAGGGTTGATTCTGGCAGTCTGCTGTGACCTCTAAGACATGTGTTGTGGGATAATTACATAATAGAAAAGCTAAATGAAAAACACATTGTGCAAAGCGTGCACGAGTAATGCACAGATAATTTGCAGGCCTTGAGGATTTAATAATGGAGTTGCACAGTCACAAGAACAAACCTCTTGCCTTTTCTCTTTCTAGCCCAAACCTGGTCATTCCTCACAAAAATGAGTCCCCAAATGACATCACCTCCCAGAGCTTGTGGCCTCGACAGTCCAGAATGTGTCACATTACAACTTAAAAGCTTAGATTCAAGagaatgtgtttaaaaatataaaatcaatacaCTCTATAAAGAGAAGCTGATATGATGGCATGGCTATCCATTGCTGGTAGCCTAACAGACAGAGTTGTAGTGGGATGAGATAAGAGCTTCACTTCACACCGGCTCATCTCCTATCTCTTCTACAGGACAGTTCAGAGCAGCACAGGACTTCCCCACTAATAGTTCCAGCATGTAATGTGTAATGCTTTAAATAAGGTCATTAGTCAGtgagcattacatcacttcctgGGTCGAATGACTTgccgaaaaaaaaaatacagtaacagtaaaaacaaaatattgtgttattacaattttaaatgactgcctattttaaaatgtaatttattccagccATTACTCTTTCAGacaccattctaatatgctgatttggtgctaaaacACTGCTTATTATGATCCgtgttaaaaacattaatattttgtggaaactttgataCACCGTTTGAGAGTCTGAGGTAAGAAcgtttttttcttaaagaaattaatacttcagTAAGGAtacagttgatcaaaagtgagaggaaagcaatttatataattttaaataatattgcaatttcaaataaatgctgttcattaaacATCCTATTCGTCAAAGCATCACACAAATTTAATAATCATGTAGCAAAGAATATTTTGTTaacatagataataataaaagtaataataagaaccattattattaACTGaaccaaaataattatttaggcaccaaatcagaatattagaataatgtcttcaggatcatgtgacactgaagactgactgcaaaaaaacaaaaaaaaaaaaaaaaaacagccatttgCCATCaaagaaatacatatattttcaaatataaaacaattattttaaattgtaataatatttcagatttttactgttttcactgtgttTTCGTTATACTTAAGCAAATTCTCATAAAGGCAAATAGTTAAAGCTGATTAATGTTCTTATTTACAGCATTACATCACAGAAATGGTCCTAACACCGAAGCAGAGTGATACCACAGTAAAACATCCCACATCCCAAATTTGTGGAAAATGATTAATCAATGTATAAGATGTATTGTCTTTAATGCCATAATTCTCTCCTCAATGACATTATATAACTAGTCTTACATTACAAAGCATCAGGTAAAGATCTTAGTGCTGTTGGTTTAAAGGCCTCTTGAGTGAACTGTTAATATCATAACAGGATGCATAACATCTGCCTTTTCAAGCTCATCTGTATTTTCCATTATGTACATACATACTCATGACCCCTAACATCCTGTTAACCATGCAACTACTATTTCTATTGGAGTTCAGTATACATAGGTTTTCTTGCAAATCTGTATACTTGCATTTGTGGGTATCAAGAATCTGGGCTAAACTACAACACCGGGGCTAGCAGGGAAGTCAATTCCTCCAGCTTAACTGACAACTCTCTGGCAGATTCAAGGCATTTCATTTACACACTGCTGTGCAGGTAGGGCTTTCCAGTTGATGAATGCGTCAGGATCACTTTGAGCCTGGCGTTGATGTAATATCAAGTCATTGACGGAACATCTGTGGATGGATGTTACCCACTGACCTGTTTTCTGGGCCTCCAGTACTTCACAGCCAGACTGACAGGATATTATCAAATCCAGGTCAGCTTGCTCCTGTCACACTTTTTTGAGGCCAGCTTGTTTCAGGGTTTGTTTCACCAGTTTGTCTTACATTAGTGTTCACCCTAAAACTTCTAGTGACCCACAATAAGTAATCTAATTTTCAAAGTAAACATAATACtactttatgttttttattagtgCGTAATATCGTACAGCGTTAAGGTAAAATGTTGCATTTCACATCCACAAAATATGATATGCAAAGTAATCAGTTCTGTTCTTATATGCTGTATTCTGTCTTTATTGTCAAAGCTGAACTGGAGGACAAATCCTGTAACTCCTCTTTCATTCAAAGGCCCACAAGGCTAATCCTTTCTATTTTAAGAATCAACCAGGCCACAGATTACCCCAACACATGTCTTCATTTGTATTTAAACTGAGCTAAATATGTTTGATATAAAGATGCAGACTAACAGAAACTAAAACATATGAATCGTGTATCGATTTGCTTTCTACTCAAATATTCACATAGCTCAGTTTTATCGCAtgtaatattttacatgtaatattatattatagctgTATAGTTTACAGTTTACAGTACCATATATATTTCCAAATTAAAATGGAGATTGAATGGAGAAATCTGTATCAGTACCCAGCCATTTTCCTCAGATTTACCAACTGCTAGTTCCACTGAATGTTCCTGGCCAGGGTGGAAACTTCTTGACAGTAatgccttgtgtgtgtgttgactttGCAGACTGGACTAATAGTGGCATGCTACCAAGGGTACGTGGATGTGGTGGTTGCTCTCTCCCAGTGTCCTCACCTGGATGTGAACTGGCAGGACAATGAAGGCAATACAGCCCTCACCACCGCTTCTCAGGCGGGTAAGAGCGATCAGACAGCCTCAATCCAAATCACTACCTGCACAAATTCACATTTAGATTACTATAAAGTCGAAGTAACTAGTGTCTCAACATTCTAAGTAAATGGATGAGTGTGAAAACTTCTGAATACTTCTAAAAAATGAACCGCTGAGTGCCCCAGAAATGTTGTTACATATTCAACTGCTGTATGCATTTCCATAATTCTCCTCAACAATTGCAGGTCACATCACAATCACTAACTACCTTCTCAACTACTTTCCCGGGCTTGACATCGAGAAGAGGAACTGCCATGGATTCACCGCTCTGATGAAAGCTGCTATACAGGGTCGAGTGGAATGTGTCAGAGCCCTGATGCTGGCAGGTACTCCAGCCTCAGATCACTGTGCGATAGACTGACAGACGTGCCAGGAAACACTAcaaaataaagcagctgttataaaatgcaaacataatCATTCCATAGATTTACTAACTGATTTTAAAGGATagttcaaccccccccccccccaaaaaaaaaaaagtattcattatttatttactcttatACCATTCTGAATCcctttgctgttatttttatctGGAGAAATTTGTTTAGCTCTTGCTATGCATTGGGACTTAATACAactatattacaatttaatttgaattttttttctgagatttgATTGAGTAACTTGTCACAGtgtcttttgaatattttatttttaattttcgctatatttttattttttactaaatagaTTTTATATTCTGACCTGTGAAGCTGCATTTTAAGAATGATGTGTGCCATACGTGCAatacttataaaaatatttattattaataatatttttttgacattCTATTTATTTCTAAAGTTTTATATTCTGACCTGTGAAGCtaggttttatatataaaatgtgccaatcaaataatgtgttttttaatataaaaaatagtttttttttctctctaaaattCTAAAATAGAGCAGCAAAAAAGTAATGTGTCTCAGCTTCATTCTAAAATATGAAGCTCCATGGTATGTATAACattttgtcataaaaataatatttatattttattacatattaatatttattcaaaatatatgatcattattatttatcCCCTGAAAATCTGtgaataatgaattaaatgacatataaattaaaaagacatGTAGTGCAAGAAAGTAGCGAATAAGCCATATTCACcactttttttttggtgtgtttgtTGTATGGCATAATGATTCTTCCaaagttaattattttgttattgtcaACTTAATAATAGTCAATAATAGGGATTATTAAACAGAATAATAAACAGAAACTACATTTTACTGCTAAAGTTCccattattttgaatgtttccacATGACTCAACAGTGCTCAGGTGGCACAAGTCAGAGCAGATTTCTAGTTAGTTATGAGTTCTAGGAGGATGCGAGCACTTTTCACAAGTTAGATTTATTATGGCAAGAACTCATTCTAACTCCAATCACACAATCACATTTGCTTTCTTGATCAGGAGCTGACATAGATGCCAGAGACAATGGGCGGAAGTTCACTGCGCGAGAGTGGGCCGTCTTTACAAGCCGCTATGACACTGTGTCCGCTATGACGCGGCTGATGCAGCAGCCGTGCGCGGATCAGTTCTGCGACACCTATCGGTCTGAGTGGCCCCTTCTGCCTGCACTGGTGGCCAAAGCTCAGGCGCCGAAAGGCTGCATTCAGAAAATTTCAGAGACACTACGTGACTTCTTTGACATCAGTAACGTCAGCGAGGCTTCGGAAGACGGGGTCCTGGATCACATGGTGCGTATGACAACATCCCTGGGGAGCCCATTCATCGCAACGGCATGTCGAACGGTGTGTCCCGGCAGCCCGCCCTGTGTGGGAAAACGCCGGTACTCTGTTCAGGAGATACTAAGAAAACAACGCATCGAGCAGCTGAAAAGTATGGGACCCGAGCGCCTCGAGAACTACAAACGCCTCTTCCAGAACTCCCGCGTCCAGCTGGTGGTCAAATCGAAAGATCGTCGTGCGAGCCTGCAACCCCAGGCCCAATCAGACGGCTCCTCCTCGTCCCCCCCGGGCATCCGCAGGGCCAGTCTGCTCCCCTTACACCTGCTGAG
Proteins encoded in this window:
- the ankrd33ba gene encoding ankyrin repeat domain-containing protein 33B, whose amino-acid sequence is MVLITDSRDGGGSSPGKVKPLKHAKSAQICPTIVEESPDRSGDNDYDEYLGSVELDEDFEELDDFSDLPDTRSIASDDSFYPPDDDFADSERTPSPESPAPLSFFQACCSNNALIVKLMIRQGVTEEDVQETDKNNRTGLIVACYQGYVDVVVALSQCPHLDVNWQDNEGNTALTTASQAGHITITNYLLNYFPGLDIEKRNCHGFTALMKAAIQGRVECVRALMLAGADIDARDNGRKFTAREWAVFTSRYDTVSAMTRLMQQPCADQFCDTYRSEWPLLPALVAKAQAPKGCIQKISETLRDFFDISNVSEASEDGVLDHMVRMTTSLGSPFIATACRTVCPGSPPCVGKRRYSVQEILRKQRIEQLKSMGPERLENYKRLFQNSRVQLVVKSKDRRASLQPQAQSDGSSSSPPGIRRASLLPLHLLRRSSVRPGMVVPKLRITKAPTSTYVPEKVRRKSSCIEEQFLQIPKWRYKELKEERKKAEEAERKRLEAITKRRLTTGKRK